DNA from Onthophagus taurus isolate NC chromosome 2, IU_Otau_3.0, whole genome shotgun sequence:
TTTTTTACCacacatattttaaattattcattagTTAACAACTGTCAATCGTTGGAAAATTCAACTTTAGATTAATAGTGTTCGTATTCCATGATAAATTGGCTATCTAAAAGCAAAGTGATCTATTGTTTTTCACTCTCCAGAATTGCATTCTTATACCTAGACAAATCGACTTCTCCTCCGTTGAAATGGAAACTTTAAAGCACCCCAATCAAAAGTTATCGCTTTTCAAAGTTCTTTAGTGAtcttatttaacattttatttatttgtttcagGTAAATACAAGCCTACAATAGAAGGTTTAATGTACCTAAATCATCATGAACACGACGTCGTTATCACTACAATCGAGTTATTACTCGACGGATcaagatcaaataaatttgacGACAACGATTAGTCCGTCGACAACAACGATCTTTGACGCATCGAACGTTACGAATAATTCTTATCCATACGTTAATGTAACTGCTGAATTGCCATTAGCATATGCGATCCCGATGTATGGTTATATAATGCCTTTTTTACTTATCATAACGATCGTAGCGAACACGTTGATCGTCATCGTATTGAGTAAGAAGCATATGAAGTCGCCCACGAATGTCGTTTTAATGGCTATGGCTATATGCGACATGTGTACGCTTCTATTTCCGGCTCCTTGGCTGATATACATGTATACGTTAGGGAATCATTCGAAACCTTTATGGCCGATTGGAGCTTGTTATTCTTGGTTCGTAATGCACGAGGtaagtaaattttgttatgtaaaatagaaaattttatttgttatgtaattttattgttcGTGAAATAACAACAAAGAAGGAATTACGATGATAAAACTCCGCAAACTTCATTAATTATTCGTAATATAAAAAGTCACgcatatgaaataattttaagataaGGTTATAAAGGCATTTGAAATTGAATGTAAAACGAGTAGTATTTAGGTCGACAACGTTTATTAAATAGTTGgctataatttaaaatatattcactTTTTAATTGCATCCACATAATATAGATATTTAATCTTATTGCTAGATTAAGAGAATGCAAATTTTATGATTCGGATTccattttgatatcaaaattcaattttaattaaatacagAGAATCTCCTTGAATTTACTATAAAAGTAGCACAACCACGTTTAACTTTAATTCAACATTTGTGAATTTCATATAGTTTCAGCAATTGCAACcaaatcgataaaattaaCGCAATATTGTGAGTTGCAAAATGGAAAATAATGGCGTTGGAATGAACGgattgaataaaaatagaataaaatacgAATGAAACGATGAACGTTCGTAATTGTGAACtgaatttgttgtttagtTCATTTTGAATTCGGAATAAATCGGGAAATTCGATCAGTTAATTATTGCTAATTTTAATGCAGCGAAAAAAAACATTTGCAAacgttttcattaaaatagaaTGCGATGGCCGGGAATCAAATCCGGATCAACTATCGCTTGTtaccgaggcgctacaattaatatcatttcaaCTTGATTATTTTACCCCCTTCTTGACATGGTAAGAATATGTGTACTGTACCACCTGTAACAGGTGGTTCAAATttgatgtccgaataggctaactcggaaactataagagttagaaaaaaagtagcttacatgtcatgatctcgtttttcgagaaactgctaatgccgaaaacctcaaagcgctatcgtcttttgtttttcccctagaggccaaaattgaaaatatcgtaaaacttggttattattataggtggagtattataactaagacattgattattcgcttattaaattcgttatttttttctgattacaaaaatatagggtgtgacaggtctatttcttattgttttagaataaacttaaaaataaacctttttttttaatgtcgtcaaagaaattaaatttacagtttcctgtaaactataactaaaaattaagaaaacatatttctgatatatgaaacaaatacatttgttgaactatttaatttatatttgttttacacaaaagttggaatagatcacattttttattaatatttaatattattattaaatgactcaATAAATtcttgatagatggcgctcattaatttttttttatttcaaataaacagcaacatttgtttgtattcaaaaattttctgaagtgtcaaattaaaaatcctgttttttaagatggattaagaaaattacgaaaagtttaacatgttagagtgttacatattacaaaataaagtaaattttacataaatttttagtaaaataatttttagttatagtaccataatttacaggaaactgtaaatttaattttttttgatgacactaaaaaaagtttatttttagctttattctaaaacaattaaaagtagaCCTATCTAACCTCatatatttataatcaaaaaacaataacgaatttattaagcgaatTCGATCAGTTAATTATTGCTAATTTTAAtgcagcaaaaaaaaacatttgcaaacgttttcattaaaatagaaTGCGATGGCCGGGAATCAAATCCGGATCAACTATCGCTTGTtaccgaggcgctacaattaatatcatttcaacttttcaacccagcaagtgcaattatcttggttattattataggtggagtattataactaagatattggttattcgcttattaaattcgttatttttttctgattacaaaaatatagggtttgacaggtctatttcttattgttttagaataaagttaaaaataaagtgtcgtcaaagaaattaaatttacagtttcctgtaaattataactaaaaattaagaaaacatatttctgatatatgaaacaaatacatttgttgaactatttaatttatatttgttttacacaaaagttggaatagattgcattatttcacattttttattaatatttaatattattattaaatgactcaATAAATtcttgatagatggcgctcattaatttttttttatttcaaataaacagcaatttgtttgtattcaaaaattttctaaagtgtcaaattaaaaatcctgttttttaagatggattaagaaaattacgaaaagtttaacatgttagagtgttacatattacaaaataaagtaaattttatataaatttttagtaaaataatttttagttatagtaccataatttacagaaaactgtaatttaattttttttgacgacattaaaaaaaagtttatttttagatttattctaaaacaattagAAGTAGACCTATCTAACCTCatatatttataatcaaaaaacaataacgaatttattaagcgaataatcagtggttaaaaccgaaaaaattttttttactacgtcatcaaattctctgtaaaaagagatatattttatttacattgtTAAATATAGTACCTTCATGTCTTTTCTGCTGTTATAAGTTTTATTCTATTATGGAAGTTAAAAAATGTGTGGAGATCGAGCTTTGAGGAGAATTTGTAAATGCAGAACCATGGGCTGTATCTTCGAAAGTAGTAAACTCCTTCGTTTTGATGTTAATCACAAAGTATCCTTACATTCTAGCACTCAATAGCTTTTGTTTCATATCACTTCCCTCAAATCAAAGCcaactaataattttaaattaaataatcaagaaaattaaaactttttcaagtTTCTACGAAAACCATACATTTTAGATATACGAATGTTATGACAAAGTTCCCTTATTTTCCAGCGTATAATACGCTGGTgaaggaaaaaattggggatgccatttaaaaaaatgaagttttctGCTTTTCGAGATAGGGAAATTCGACGCAAATTTCTGACCacctgtataattttttaaaaaactttttgtaattcgctacggtaatggaagctataacagtactcaaacgggtgctgtaatgagactcattacagcatccgatgctgtaatgagtgtaatgagattttagtgacattttatggaaccagttcaagttggtgacattgggtcattaatttttctagttgtcaatgtgacaatttttgtctatggatgtttaaacacgttcttagcatcgaatacaaggtccacaatgatgagaacattgactctgagcaatttctcttattttgggaggtgtacagggtgggcaaatttgggtgttattataggctatctcggaaactataagagatacgaaaaaagtaggtgccaagttccggtctcttttttcgagactaacccaatcccgcaaacaccaaacctctatcttcttttgttttttagttatagacaaaaagtaaaattttcgtgatttcaaaaaatgctcatatttcgtttatttttgaaattagaataatgaggttgatacgttcttaagacacttttttaagtagaatatactgccgttgataaattttaaaaatatttgatgatttttgagatacaacataaagttgtatttttttaaatacaaactatagtagattatggtgttactgaaaagagcatatttttagctttccaatgatgtattgcacgcatggtgtatttggggaaaataagcgttattttttaattctaaaatattaaagattaatattcaaaattttaattatagtaggtgaggaaaacgttaaatgccacttagttactatagtaaTGTGAGTTTACTGatcatttcattcatgaattttttgaaacgagtttcccgcttaaaaattcctcaatcatttttattggtgaacaatGTCAGGGATAAGAcactgagaaatttaaatcaactattcaaagtttttattcgttgatacaaaaccaactttatcctgCATAAAGCTAGGTGTCCACTTGAGAGAAACTTCTGAGAGTAACTCTCGATATCTACTCTCAACTCTGTGTCCACTTGAGCTGTTTTAGCTTTCCGAGAGCTTCTATAAAACTTCCGAGAGCTTTCTCTCAGACAGTTCTCTCAGGACCGTGTCCACTAGTGAATTGTGTCCGTGCTAtggaaagtaaaatttattttctttcagtgCTTGGTGTTTGTAAACATGGatgtaaacaaaattgcaAGTGCAATAGTgttgtacaaaattaaaaaaaaaaaaaaacaaactgaaaaaaataaaaagaagctGTTGGGATTAGAGCTGGGTGTCAACAAATATCAACATTCGTTGTCAAATTGATAGTTATTTGGCATACTGGATTCACAAAAAAGTGAACTCGATTGCTTTAATGGCACTTATAAATGCAAACTATAAGTTTATTGTCGTACACGTGATAGCTTAATAGTGGCTTGGcagtattttggaaaattattagaaaatataaacttaaacacCTCAATTGCTGAaagagactagatattgctggcagaagactaagtactactaatgaaagactactagatgttgcaaatgaagcagattcttcttacagaagactGCACACTACTACcagaagacgaaatactgttggtagaagactagatattgctgacaaaagactaagtattgctagtaaaaaactagatattgcaaatgaagcacatccttcttacagaagactacacACTACTACTAAAAATCAAATACTTTTAGCAGAAGACTTAATTTTACTGTCAGAACACCAAATTATGTTGTCAGAAGTTACTATTACTAATGGTACAAATCCCGTTTAAATTTCTGTCCAATacttgttaaaattgcatcCTTCGCTTCCCGATTTCTATGTTCATTAGATGTGATATTCCAAAGAATTGAATTCTCTTCATacacttcaattaattcaaatatttcttcttgggactattttcttttaggtgttaTCTTTAAACGTGTTATATTGAGAAAACTAGCAGCTACTAGCAGCAAAATTCGAACCGTGTTCGGTTTTTGACAGTTACTCTCACAATAGATAAATTGTGCGTGTCCACTTGAGTACAAATCTCAACGTGTTTACTCTCCGAAAGTTTGTGGGGACTCTCTGAtagttactctcagatgcgtgtCCACCAGAAAATATACTCTCGATAGCTCCTCTCGAGAGCATTTCTCGCAAGTGGACACTTAGCTTAATGGTACAAGACCAActttctgtcatattcgtgcaaaaccatataGCAATTAGGTAGTAATTACCGTCCAaacccgcctactataatcaaaattttgaacattagcgcttactattttggaattgaaaattaacgcttattttccgcaaatgcaccatacatgcgatacatcattggaaagctaaaaatatgctcttttcattaacatcataatcaagtatagtttgtatttaaaaaaatacaactttgtgttgtatctcaaaaatcatcaaatatttttaaaatttttcaacggcagtacattctacttaaaaaagtgtcttaagaacgtatcaacctcatttctctaatttcaaaaataaacaaaatatgagcattttttgaagtcacgaaaatttgactttttggctataacttaaaaacaaaagaagatagaggtttggtgtttgcgggattgggttagtctcgaaaaaagaaaccgggacatggcacctacttttttcgtatctcttatagtttctgagatagcctactataacacccaaatttgcccaccctgtacatcaaacatttttttcaagtgaatatattttgtgttttaacagtttctaatggtcaattcaaagtttctattttcaagtgttccggtgttaccaactgctacatacctatttccctacattgccaaaatttactttatttttgttaaaaaaaaagtataaaaacgcgaattacaaaaaatagcaaaaaaaaCACGTtccataagacttaaagcactcgttaattaaaaaactcgtggcttcgccactcgtttttcaacttgaattcgtgcatttcaagcgtgtcttacgaaacttgttttttaatatactatttcaAGGGTCATCATATGATGACTTGGTAATTCTGACATGGTTCTGATGAATTGgtacattccatttaaaataacgaagtggGGTCCATTTCCAGTATAACTGGAAGTTggagaaaactgaaaatatttagcTGAAACGAGCACCTCGAATAAAcgccatatgcaaattttcagaaaaatagTGCCAGTAATTTGCCACATACATATCGTCATGTCAGAGCCTGTATATCGTCTACACAGTAGAATGTATGTGATTAActttaacgttttttaaaaattgaagggtaaaattgtttaaaaaaaaacttttttaggtaAGGTTATACCTTATTAGAAATTCTCccattaaataactttttaatgacGGCTATTAGGataatatttatcatttattaaaaatactattcgtttttgaaataaatttttttctttacattATTTCAGGTCATTCCAAATTTATTCCACACAGCGAGTATCTGGTTAACATTAGCTTTGGCTGTACAGAGATACATTTACGTTTGTCACGCGCCGATGGCAATCAAGTTATGTACATTACCCAACGTGTACAAATGTCTAACATACATAATGATAGTAGCGGCTATACATCAAGGTACTAGGCTCACCGAGGAAGATTACAAGTCGGTAAGTTTTGAACGTGCCTAATACACAAAcataaacatatttattagaaaatattgattataaCTTTGTGGTTCAATAATCACAATTTGAATTTATTCCGAACAATTTACCTCGAGTTAATCGTTATTATTAAACCGTTCAGTAAACAATTTCATTTGCTAATTAAATGTTTTGGTTAGGAGTTCAAttataaatgaaatgtttgcattaataattaatcaatgcAATTTGGAATAACAACATAGCTAaactttatttacaattttagcCAATTTTAAAATGCTCCTCctactttaaaaataagatataatGGCTGTgatttaaacagaaaattGTATACTTAAGTTATTTGAAAGAGAATTACGATAACAAGGATAATCTTAGATAATCACAGAACGTTTTCATACTGAAATAGATGgccaataaaataaacaaatcacCTTGAGTGATGATTCAAAGCGAAAATGATCGGGTTTTCTTAACGatcattaaatttgcatcCTATTACGAATAGCAAACAACTTCCAATTAGGTGGTACTCTTTATTATTGAAGTAGTGTCAGGTGGTTCAAATGGTATAAAAGCGTAACGATAATTAGTgaggaaaatcgattttatgtgaataccaaaaaaaaattattgaaataaacaaataaatgaaacgaTTAACTGAcaaataaaagacaaaattattatctctaTTCGAATAGTGGATgggatgttttaaaatatttacatgtTTATTGTgggtatttatttatttatccgattttgaaagaattaatatttatattttgctttattatttgatgtaaaaaattaaaaatttgcatGGAAGCTATGAAATCCacgaaacataaaatttatccGGAAATAACCTTCATTCTATATTTGTGTTAGAATAAACGATAACTTCAAATTCAATAAACGTGTCATTTTAAATATCACTGGGATAAATTACCTATTTACACTCTCAGTAAATATTCATTCCtaacgtttcaaatatttcctttttattaaaaatctttttttataaacttatTTATCAACAGAAAAGGTTAAAAAGAAAGTAAACTACTTCACTTGAAATTGCTAGGATGGATTTGCATACTTGATCAGTAAAAAGGTAGGTAATGCTCTTACTACGTTAAAATGCTTGAACTTTTTCCatgcaaaattaaatttaatcatttcattGGATTACTTACTAAAACGTGCTTGTGAAATTTGTCACGTTgcaaaattatttgtattttttcgcGATATAAAGAACGATTTAAAGAGATTTTAATTGGAATTGagacataaaagaaaattgcttTATGattctataattattattcttgGAAGGAACTTAACGattattatctaaaatttGGATGTGAGCCAAATGCTTTCGCAGGTAAACTATAAacgataaagaagaaaaataatctcAGGAAACGCGACCAATTTTTCAAGGTCTCTTTACAAGTCTAAGACTTTTGAACTTAGACTTACATTTTCTTACAATAAAGTTTTTCGTAGTGTTAAGTTAactaatatcaaaaaatttaataaacttcagaatcaatgtaaatttgaaaaagtagTGAGGAATAATGATGGTTGGTTTGTTAATAAGAGTGATGTGGAGGAAGAGAAGACCCTTTGTTAATTCTAAAAGCTGATAAGGGCCAGGTAACTGTGGCAATGAATCGGTCAGAATATGTGCATAAATCGTTAAGTTTGTTCAGTGATCAATCAACTTATGTGGTTCTCTCACGAGATCCTACTACTAccattcaaaacaaaaataataaattttcaaagttgTTACTTGAAAAGGATTACATTGAGAAACCTATTTACAACAGGTTAATTTGCCACAATGGTATTATTAGTAAATACTACGGCCTTCCAAAGATCCATAAACGAGATTGTCCTTTAAGACCAATCATTTCCTTCGTTGGTTCACCCACGTATGAGTTGTCGAATTTTGTGGCTCGTATTCTGACTGAAGCTTTCAGAGAGAGGACTTAGTATAGTATTAAAGACACTTTCACCTTTGTTGAAGAGATGAAAAGGAGAACCATACCTCCTAATTTTGTGTTGATCTCTTTGTTTACTAATATCCCCTTGTCATTAGTAAAACAAATCATAACTGATAATTGGGACATCGTACAACTTGTAACCCAAATCGACAGAGACCTTTTCATTGAGATAATAACTTTCCTCTTTGGATCTTCTACTTTTTCCTTTGATGGAAAGATTTACAGTCAGAAGTTTGGCACACCTATGGGTAGTCCCTTGAGCCCAATCCTCGCAATAGTGATGGATTATTTACTGGATCAATGTATTCCTTCACTTGATTTTACTTTTCCTTTCATTTTTAAGTATGTTGATGACATCATCTCCTCAGTTCCTTCCGATTCCGTTGACACTGTCCTCAGAGTATTCAACAGCTTTGATCAACACCTTCAGTTCACTGTAGAGACTAAGGTTGGGTCATCAGTCCCTTTTCTTGATACTAGGGTTATACGTGAACCCAACcaaaacatcattttgaatTGGTACACTAAACCTACATACTCTGGGAGATACATCAAGTATCATTCCAACCACcctattaatcaaaaaattaatgttgtcGTGGCAATGTGTAACAGAGTGAAGCTGATTTCTGATGAACGGTTCCTTAaagataacttaaaaaaacttcaaattattttcttaaacaaCGGTTATCCCCGTAGAGATGGACCTGCTTGGTATACTCAATCATAACAATAACTTTCATTCATCCTTTGTTAATCTCAGGAATACTGACTGCATACATGAAAATCTCCTTCGTTCCCAACTTATCACCTCAGTTGATGTCTGTTCTGAAGACTGACTctataaaatttgcaaaatttaatgttagaCCTCTTTCTTGTTTATTCTCTAAAACCAAGGATCATGTTCCCCTTCTAGCCCAGTCTCACGTAATTTACAGAATACCTTGTAATAATTGTAATGGTGCATATATTGGTACCACTACACAATATCTATCGAATAGAATTAACCAGCATAAAAGAGATTGCGTAGCtagaaatgagaaaaaaagtgCTTTAGTTGCCCATCATGTTAATGAAGGTCaccattttgattttaataatacaacTATCATAGAAAGGGAACAAGTATACcaaaaaaggttatttttagagatggtctatattaacaaagaaataaaaccagTTAACTTTAGAACTGATATCGATAATTTAAGCTCAATTTATaaactgaccggcaaaaaaaaccggccactaAAATTTTGCCACAATTTCAAAGCTGGGTTTCTCGCGAACCCctcattcgattttgatgattccttttttgatcgaaaggttgattcttctgtaataatcctgcgatagaaatttttattcggatattaatttgagcatatacggggtgcaagaatgagaaatgcattttttctcgaaatttgaaATACCCTGTGAGGTGCAGATGCTACAGCAGAGGGTGTTAACTGGAACCAAACGGTGacccaatcttttctgaacattttgtttttttattcactctattatctctgttactaACGGAGATGCAGTGTTTTAAAGCGAATGCCTGTGAAAACAAGACAA
Protein-coding regions in this window:
- the LOC111421771 gene encoding sex peptide receptor produces the protein MNTTSLSLQSSYYSTDQDQINLTTTISPSTTTIFDASNVTNNSYPYVNVTAELPLAYAIPMYGYIMPFLLIITIVANTLIVIVLSKKHMKSPTNVVLMAMAICDMCTLLFPAPWLIYMYTLGNHSKPLWPIGACYSWFVMHEVIPNLFHTASIWLTLALAVQRYIYVCHAPMAIKLCTLPNVYKCLTYIMIVAAIHQGTRLTEEDYKSVVIEWNNQRVHVCNKTTAAWIRDYITEDIYYSVYYLFRVIFVHLIPCIALVVLNFLLFRALKQAQQRRDQLLSNKNQKSECRKLRDSNCTTLMLIVVVTVFLIVEIPLAVVTLLHVLSSSVSVLKGFLDYKVANTLILFTNFFIILSYPINFAIYCGMSRQFRETFKELFIRGTITNRNSGSTRYSLVNGPRTCTNETVL